The following proteins are encoded in a genomic region of Nicotiana sylvestris chromosome 4, ASM39365v2, whole genome shotgun sequence:
- the LOC138890614 gene encoding intracellular protein transport protein USO1-like, producing MTAPPNLEEGQSTHRPPRFNDQYYGWWKTRMHDFIMAEDSELWDIICDDPHVPMKKLEETRPLVPKGRREYSDTDRKVIEKKYHAKKILMCGIGPDEYNRVSTCDTAKEIWKALKTAHKGTTQVKQSKIDVLTTEYELFRMKDDESIQDIHTRFTSIINEIHSLGDVIPRNKLVRKILSVLPGSWESKMKRKKDSERREPKKEKNLVLKAEMSDSSDEESDMAYLTKRFQTMEQYKQNPDKAGRKNLVPEKNFNRKGDVDNIVKQALAAWGDSSSESERESDAENSSMMALKIEATKYDPLFALMAQSDDDDDEDEDDGVNFRDVQRNLKSYSSKKLRSLSNVLIDAYYSLVNDKEILTVELGEAEQSRDNLVVCVVDLNETITNLELEKEDLDEKITSVENKRDDLMVVVVDLKETIEDFSNEKHTLEEKLPPLKRKGMTFYELERNQQLQTELEKVRNDLEKSLKWTWYSEAFTTMYLNNSGKKQGIGFQREKTPYNPHSKYVTGIVRGSGLRWTTDRRCSKHAAEEHHEFLLTESPAGRECILKKKVKGTFSMNEKAERFLFALEWERALCE from the exons aTGACTGCTCCACCAAACCTtgaagaaggacaatcaaccCATAGACCTCCCAGATTCAATGATCAATACTATGGCTGGTGGAAGACTCGGATGCATGATTTCATAATGGCTGAAGATTCAGAATTGtgggacatcatttgtgatgATCCACATGTTCCCATGAAGAAACTTGAAGAAACAAGACCATTGGTGCCCAAAGGGAGAAGAGAGTACAGCGACACTGACAGAAAAGTTATAGAAAAAAAATATCATGCCAAAAAAATCTTAATGTGtggcataggacctgatgagtacaacagagtaTCAACTTGTGATACTGCCAAGGAGATATGGAAAGCCTTAAAAACTGCACACAAAGGAACCACTCAAGTCAAACAATCCAAGATCGACGTGCTCACTACTGAATACGAGCTctttaggatgaaggatgatgagtccatACAAGATATACACACCAGATTtacctccatcataaatgagatTCACTCACTTGGAGACGTCATTCCCAGAAataagcttgtaaggaaaattctcagtgttctacctgggtcttgggaaagtaag atgaaaagaaagaaagacagtgaaagaagagagcctaagaaggaaaagaacctggtgctTAAGGCTGAAATGAGTGATTCAAGTGATGAAGAGagtgacatggcctatcttactaagagatttcaaaCAATG GAGCAGTACAAGCAAAATCCTGACAAAGCTGGAAGAAAGAACCTGGTTCCAGAGAAAAATTTCAATCGAAAAGGTGATGTAGACAATATCGTTAAGCAGgctcttgctgcttggggagactcctcaAGTGAATCCGAAAGGGAATCAGATGCAGaaaatagttccatgatggcattAAAAATTGAAGCAACGAAGTACGATCCATTGTTCGCATTGATGGCTCagtcagatgatgatgatgatgaagatgaagacgatggggtaaacttcagggatgttcagagaaatctgaaatcttaTTCCTCTAAGAAACTAAGGTCTTTATCAAATGTCCTAATTGATGCTTATTATAGTCTTGtaaatgataaggagatcctgacTGTAGAACTAGGAGAGGCCGAACAATCTAGAGATAATCTAGTGGTCTGTGTAGTGGACTTAAATGAGACCATAACTAATCTTGAACTAGAGAAGGAGGACCTAGATGAAAAAATAACTAGTGTGGAGAATAAGAGAGATGATctgatggtagtagttgttgatctaaaagaaacaatagaagaTTTTAGCAATGAGAAACACACCTTAGAAGAAAAATTGCCTCCACTGAAGAGGAAAGGGATGACCTTCTA TGAACTCGAGAGGAATCAGCAACTCCAAACTGAgttggagaaagtaagaaatgatcttgagaaatccCTGAAGTGGACCTGGTACTCAGAAGCTTTCACTACCATGTATCTCAACAATAGTGGGAAAAAGCAGGGCATCGGGTTCCAgagggagaaaactccctacaaccCACATAGCAAGTATGTcact GGAATAGTGAGAGGGAGCGGACTACGATGGACTACGGATAGAAGATGTTCAAAACATGCAGCTGAAGAACATCATGAATTtcttctcactgaaagccctgcaggaagggaatgtatccttaAGAAGAAAGTAAAGGGTACATTCTCAATGAATGAAAAGGCAGAAAGGTTCCTTTTTGCACTTGAGTGGGAACGAGCACTATGTGAATGA